A genomic region of Mesobacillus jeotgali contains the following coding sequences:
- a CDS encoding nucleoside hydrolase produces MVNKVLFFSDFGIDDNIAVLYAFFNKEIDLVGVVADYGNVSKQDALRNAAYLQKLTGRPDVPAFAGAELPLTGDPPEYVPDVHGIEGLGPIIPDIDIDYTLENFHGIKGIIEKNPDEIIIVNVGRLSSLAAAFILYPETMKKVKDFYIMGGAFNEPGNVTPVAEANFYGDPYAANIVLTQAKPPVKIIPLNVTSGAIVTPALINELDEHYHTIGSEIGKLVKPMFDYYYKFYKERNPELTGAPLHDVLTLWALVKEDHVVSLDIPVKIVVNKGEAFGQSIGDFRNSIDKADYPVHKVAVNFSYTEFIKDFFTTMKNSQVHNGTG; encoded by the coding sequence TTGGTGAACAAAGTGCTTTTCTTTAGTGATTTTGGGATAGATGACAATATTGCTGTATTATATGCATTTTTTAACAAGGAAATAGATTTGGTTGGTGTAGTTGCCGATTACGGCAATGTTTCAAAACAAGATGCTCTTCGAAATGCCGCATATTTGCAAAAGCTTACGGGGAGACCTGATGTTCCAGCTTTTGCAGGTGCAGAATTGCCATTGACAGGAGATCCGCCTGAATATGTACCTGACGTTCACGGCATTGAAGGACTCGGGCCAATCATCCCTGATATTGATATAGATTACACCCTTGAAAACTTCCATGGCATCAAGGGAATCATTGAAAAAAATCCGGATGAAATCATTATAGTGAATGTAGGCAGGCTATCATCGCTTGCGGCTGCTTTCATTCTCTATCCTGAAACCATGAAAAAAGTAAAGGATTTTTACATTATGGGCGGTGCATTCAACGAACCTGGAAATGTTACCCCAGTGGCTGAAGCGAATTTTTATGGAGATCCATATGCAGCGAATATTGTATTGACACAAGCGAAACCACCTGTGAAAATCATTCCGCTTAATGTGACGAGTGGAGCGATCGTGACACCGGCATTGATCAATGAGTTAGATGAGCATTACCATACTATCGGTAGTGAAATAGGAAAGCTGGTGAAGCCAATGTTCGATTACTACTACAAGTTTTATAAGGAGCGGAATCCAGAATTGACGGGTGCCCCTCTTCATGATGTTCTTACATTATGGGCGTTGGTAAAAGAAGACCATGTGGTTTCCCTTGATATTCCCGTTAAAATTGTCGTGAATAAAGGTGAGGCATTTGGACAGAGCATCGGGGATTTCAGGAATTCAATTGATAAAGCCGATTATCCAGTTCATAAAGTAGCTGTTAACTTCAGTTATACAGAGTTCATTAAAGATTTCTTCACTACGATGAAAAATTCACAAGTCCACAATGGCACAGGGTAA
- a CDS encoding sensor histidine kinase, whose amino-acid sequence MKLNVKNLPLFKKILMFSFMISTLVVVSTMGTSFYLQSKQLKTQMADKVEGVSGIWSSTLDPDDIRSADEFRDKSNPSIRRLEKLLTMVGDKSASFLGAYVILPEEYPNQKVYILSASDIYRDYSFGSLMYYDAGEEFISAYRNTKENKTITSTDIFTDQYGSWISSFAPITDNSGNVVAILGIDTKASIIKENQMEILELLLLEMAAILAVVYVILNWGLKKVMKPVDDLFFGIKEISSGNFTVKLPVHDQSELSLLSEKFNEMASQLSQLFERVSAASRQLGQTSLKDKESLLLEEAINTMEDIFERTKLQQELQRAEKMNAIGQLAASVAHEIRNPMTVVKGFLQIFLSKEMSEEEHMYLKLMIEELNRAETIINDYLSLAKPDVGNLVIIDGSEMTEQVMDLMSSYAMMSKNISLHTEIKNQVKIRGNKSELKQVLINILKNGIEAMGDGGKLSLTLERQGDFGVFVINDTGIGMTAEETSRLGTAFYSLKERGTGMGLMVCYQIVERMKGQIKVSSKKGEGTTFEIMVPILTESPE is encoded by the coding sequence ATGAAGCTTAATGTAAAGAACCTGCCATTATTTAAAAAGATACTAATGTTCTCATTTATGATCTCAACGCTCGTAGTCGTATCGACAATGGGTACGAGCTTCTACCTGCAGTCAAAACAATTGAAAACTCAAATGGCTGACAAGGTCGAAGGAGTCTCAGGAATTTGGTCATCTACCCTTGATCCTGATGATATCAGAAGTGCTGATGAGTTCCGGGATAAATCAAACCCTTCAATCAGGCGCCTTGAGAAGCTATTGACTATGGTGGGAGACAAAAGTGCCTCATTCCTTGGGGCTTATGTCATACTGCCTGAAGAATATCCAAACCAGAAAGTTTACATCCTATCTGCATCTGATATATATAGGGATTACTCATTCGGTTCCCTGATGTATTATGATGCTGGTGAAGAATTTATTAGTGCATATCGGAATACAAAGGAAAATAAGACAATAACGAGTACAGATATATTCACTGATCAATACGGCTCTTGGATTTCATCCTTCGCCCCAATTACTGATAACAGTGGAAATGTTGTAGCCATTCTTGGAATAGATACAAAGGCATCCATCATCAAGGAAAATCAAATGGAAATACTCGAGTTGTTATTATTGGAAATGGCGGCCATCCTGGCTGTTGTATATGTAATCCTGAATTGGGGCCTTAAGAAGGTCATGAAACCTGTAGATGACTTGTTTTTTGGCATTAAGGAAATCAGTTCTGGAAATTTCACCGTCAAGCTGCCAGTGCATGATCAATCAGAGTTAAGTTTATTGAGCGAAAAATTCAATGAGATGGCTTCCCAGCTATCCCAACTATTCGAGAGGGTATCAGCTGCATCAAGGCAACTGGGCCAAACATCCCTGAAGGATAAGGAGTCGCTTTTATTAGAGGAAGCGATCAACACAATGGAGGATATATTTGAACGTACAAAACTCCAGCAGGAACTTCAGCGTGCCGAGAAAATGAACGCGATAGGCCAGTTGGCTGCCTCTGTTGCCCATGAAATCAGGAATCCTATGACTGTTGTGAAAGGTTTTCTGCAAATTTTCCTTTCTAAAGAGATGTCTGAAGAAGAGCATATGTATTTAAAACTTATGATTGAAGAATTGAACAGGGCGGAGACAATCATAAATGACTACTTGAGCCTAGCCAAGCCGGATGTTGGAAACCTTGTAATCATCGATGGCAGTGAGATGACGGAGCAGGTAATGGATTTAATGAGTTCTTACGCCATGATGTCAAAAAACATTTCTTTGCACACTGAAATAAAGAATCAAGTAAAAATAAGGGGCAATAAAAGCGAATTAAAACAAGTACTCATTAATATCTTGAAAAATGGCATTGAGGCGATGGGTGATGGTGGAAAGCTTAGCTTGACTCTTGAGAGGCAAGGAGATTTCGGTGTATTTGTCATCAACGATACGGGGATTGGGATGACCGCGGAGGAGACTTCAAGGCTTGGAACGGCTTTTTATTCGTTGAAGGAACGAGGAACAGGCATGGGGCTGATGGTTTGCTACCAGATTGTTGAAAGGATGAAAGGACAGATAAAGGTATCAAGCAAAAAAGGTGAAGGCACCACCTTTGAGATAATGGTCCCAATATTAACAGAAAGCCCTGAGTAA
- a CDS encoding DegV family protein yields the protein MAKIKIVTDSTCDLNDELIEKWGIIVVPLSISINGENYLDRVDISPKEFMEKMKASSELPKSSQPPAGEFLKVYDELAADGYEIISIHMTGGMSGTVRSAESAAQMTSAKVNVVDSRFISKGLAFQVLEAAQMAADGKSSDEIIASLDEIREQTRLFVVVDTLENLVKGGRIGKGKAMIGSLLNIKPIASLEGGEYTPVSKARSHSQVVKYLRSQFAADTEGKTIKGVGLVHAEGKGLAEKIKEAVLETSGYDDFTIEDTTPIVSTHTGPGAIGFMYYFE from the coding sequence ATGGCTAAAATCAAAATTGTAACTGATTCTACCTGTGACTTGAATGATGAGCTCATTGAAAAATGGGGAATTATCGTTGTCCCATTATCTATTTCTATTAATGGTGAAAATTATTTAGATAGAGTGGATATCAGTCCAAAAGAGTTCATGGAAAAAATGAAAGCTTCTTCAGAACTGCCAAAGAGCTCGCAGCCGCCTGCAGGGGAATTCTTGAAGGTATATGATGAGCTGGCCGCGGACGGTTATGAAATCATATCAATACATATGACAGGCGGTATGAGCGGAACAGTGCGATCTGCTGAAAGTGCCGCCCAGATGACAAGTGCAAAGGTGAATGTGGTTGATTCCCGCTTTATTTCGAAGGGTTTGGCGTTCCAGGTTCTTGAGGCTGCCCAGATGGCCGCGGACGGTAAATCATCTGATGAAATAATAGCAAGTCTAGATGAGATAAGAGAACAGACTCGCCTTTTTGTCGTCGTTGATACCCTTGAGAATCTGGTCAAGGGAGGACGGATTGGCAAAGGAAAAGCGATGATCGGTTCATTACTGAATATAAAACCGATCGCATCTCTCGAAGGTGGAGAATATACTCCTGTCTCTAAAGCAAGAAGTCATTCGCAAGTCGTAAAGTACCTTAGAAGTCAATTTGCCGCAGATACAGAAGGGAAAACCATCAAAGGGGTAGGGCTTGTCCACGCAGAGGGAAAAGGACTCGCTGAGAAAATAAAGGAAGCCGTCCTTGAAACTTCTGGGTATGATGACTTTACTATCGAAGATACGACTCCAATTGTAAGTACCCACACGGGCCCAGGCGCTATTGGGTTCATGTATTACTTCGAATAA
- a CDS encoding DUF2535 family protein, translating into MLFKSLEFKNVVGQKVKVVDIPVLEEESTYYFMIQVRLQTFITAIYQERNAKKFYSFKDYLKRVMKWPDYEQLFESAELKNNA; encoded by the coding sequence TTGTTATTCAAAAGCCTAGAGTTCAAAAATGTTGTTGGACAGAAGGTTAAAGTCGTGGATATTCCTGTGTTGGAAGAAGAGAGCACCTATTATTTTATGATCCAAGTCCGTTTGCAAACTTTTATTACAGCGATCTATCAGGAAAGAAACGCGAAAAAGTTCTATTCTTTTAAAGATTATTTAAAAAGAGTTATGAAGTGGCCGGATTATGAACAGTTATTCGAATCGGCCGAATTGAAAAATAACGCATGA
- the tatC gene encoding twin-arginine translocase subunit TatC — MDDKELNLVDHLDELRNRLIISAVAFIIFFGIGFFYVKDIYNFFVRDLDVKLIVLGPSDIVWIYFMLATIIAIAGTIPVLATQIWLFVKPALRPIERKISLSYIPALFILFIVGLAFGYFVIFPTVLNFLVELSGDMLVTNFTAEKYFKFIMNMTLPFGVLFELPVVVMFLTSLGVINPYVLVKVRKYAYFILIVISVIISPPDFMSDILVTIPLLVLYEISVNLSKFVYKRKLKKEKEWQEQYGDMDEDSEEESSL; from the coding sequence ATGGACGATAAAGAATTAAATCTGGTGGATCATCTCGATGAGCTGCGGAACAGGCTGATCATCTCGGCTGTAGCATTCATTATTTTCTTTGGCATAGGCTTCTTCTATGTTAAAGATATATATAACTTTTTTGTCCGGGATTTGGACGTGAAGCTAATAGTCTTAGGTCCAAGTGATATCGTATGGATTTACTTCATGCTTGCCACTATCATCGCGATTGCTGGTACGATTCCGGTATTGGCCACACAGATTTGGCTTTTTGTCAAACCAGCACTCAGGCCGATTGAAAGGAAAATATCACTTTCGTATATCCCGGCGTTATTCATACTATTCATCGTTGGTCTTGCTTTTGGCTACTTTGTAATTTTCCCGACAGTTCTGAATTTCCTCGTGGAACTTAGCGGGGATATGCTTGTAACGAACTTTACGGCGGAAAAGTATTTCAAGTTCATCATGAATATGACTCTCCCATTTGGAGTACTGTTCGAATTACCGGTTGTAGTCATGTTTTTGACTTCGCTGGGAGTCATTAATCCTTACGTCCTGGTTAAGGTCAGAAAGTATGCTTACTTTATATTGATTGTGATTTCAGTCATCATTTCACCGCCTGATTTCATGTCAGATATCCTGGTTACGATTCCGCTTCTGGTTTTGTATGAAATCAGCGTAAACTTGTCCAAATTTGTTTACAAACGGAAGCTCAAGAAGGAAAAAGAATGGCAAGAGCAATACGGGGATATGGACGAGGATAGCGAAGAGGAATCATCCTTGTAA
- a CDS encoding twin-arginine translocase TatA/TatE family subunit, with the protein MLSNIGVPGLILILVLALIIFGPKKLPEIGRAFGQTLREFKKSTRELTSDVMEDFEEEKKEITKVTK; encoded by the coding sequence ATGTTATCAAACATCGGAGTTCCTGGATTAATCTTAATCCTTGTCTTAGCCCTAATTATCTTTGGACCAAAGAAACTTCCAGAGATCGGACGTGCATTTGGACAGACGCTTCGTGAATTCAAGAAATCAACTCGTGAATTGACAAGCGACGTCATGGAAGATTTCGAAGAAGAAAAGAAGGAAATTACGAAAGTTACTAAATAA
- the ilvA gene encoding threonine ammonia-lyase IlvA, with protein MEQETMKKKRVSVEDILIAYRHLKEVVAHTPLQLNQRLSEKYEADIYLKREDLQHVRSFKLRGAYYSMKLLWEEGLDHGVVCASAGNHAQGVAYACRQLGVNGKIFMPATTPGQKISQVEMFGRGFVDIVLVGDTFDDSYREARVCAEKEGREFIHPFDDEKVIAGQGTVAVEILNDCQESVDFIIASIGGGGLMAGLSTYIKSVSPSTSLVGVEPSGAASMSAAFEKNSVIPLKEIDTFVDGAAVKCVGSKTYEICKENVDKLVAVPEGKVCSSILELYNEHAIVTEPAGALPIAALDLLRDEIKGKSVVCVISGGNNDISRMQEIKERSLLHEGLLHYFIVNFPQRAGALREFLDDVLGPGDDITRFEYTKKNNKESGPALVGIELKSKHDYQRLIASMENKGFAFMELNKDNQLFNLLV; from the coding sequence ATGGAACAAGAAACAATGAAGAAAAAAAGGGTGAGTGTAGAGGATATCCTGATTGCCTACCGGCATCTTAAAGAGGTTGTTGCCCATACTCCATTGCAATTGAACCAACGATTATCTGAAAAATATGAAGCTGATATATATTTGAAGCGGGAGGATTTACAGCATGTACGCTCTTTCAAACTAAGGGGCGCTTACTATTCAATGAAATTATTGTGGGAAGAAGGGCTTGATCACGGTGTGGTATGTGCTAGTGCTGGGAATCATGCTCAAGGTGTAGCATATGCTTGTCGTCAGCTCGGAGTGAATGGGAAAATTTTTATGCCTGCTACAACTCCTGGACAAAAAATCAGCCAGGTTGAAATGTTCGGGCGAGGTTTCGTTGACATTGTCCTCGTCGGGGATACATTCGATGATTCCTACCGGGAAGCGCGTGTGTGTGCTGAAAAAGAGGGAAGGGAATTCATCCACCCTTTCGATGACGAAAAGGTAATTGCAGGACAGGGAACCGTTGCAGTGGAAATCTTAAATGATTGTCAGGAATCTGTTGACTTTATTATCGCTAGTATTGGTGGCGGAGGCTTGATGGCAGGATTGAGTACATATATAAAAAGCGTATCACCTTCGACTAGCCTAGTTGGCGTTGAGCCTAGCGGTGCAGCTTCCATGAGTGCTGCTTTTGAAAAAAATAGTGTTATCCCCCTAAAGGAAATTGATACATTCGTAGATGGTGCTGCTGTAAAATGTGTTGGCAGTAAGACATATGAAATTTGTAAGGAAAATGTCGATAAGCTAGTTGCAGTTCCAGAAGGGAAAGTGTGTTCATCTATACTGGAGCTTTATAATGAACATGCGATTGTTACTGAGCCGGCAGGAGCTTTGCCGATTGCTGCCCTGGACCTTCTACGTGATGAGATAAAAGGAAAGTCAGTTGTATGTGTCATAAGCGGCGGCAACAATGATATAAGCCGGATGCAGGAGATCAAGGAAAGGTCACTGCTACACGAAGGTTTGCTGCATTACTTTATTGTCAATTTTCCACAGCGTGCAGGTGCATTGCGTGAATTCCTTGATGATGTACTTGGGCCTGGGGATGACATCACCAGATTTGAGTACACAAAGAAAAATAATAAAGAAAGCGGTCCGGCTCTTGTCGGAATTGAATTAAAGAGTAAGCATGATTACCAGAGACTGATCGCCAGTATGGAGAATAAGGGTTTTGCCTTCATGGAATTGAATAAGGACAACCAGCTGTTTAATTTACTGGTATAA
- a CDS encoding lysophospholipid acyltransferase family protein: MLRLIACFLYMGGYLVYTIPRLSRLKRLPEDLKPDIKKQLIHSTPKKWAKTFMAMTGSQVEVEGLHHIPEGPVLFASNHEGNFDIPVLIGAIEKPFGFISKIEVKKVPFLSAWMEAIDCVFIDRKNRDKAAGSIMSGVELLKKGNSLVIFPEGTRSKGGPVGLFKAGGFRLAKDSGVPIVPISIQGTADVFEKNGRLVKPAKIKVIISPPVYSRQYKDKELISLAEEIRDTIIQSRKAKRIAS, translated from the coding sequence ATGCTTCGATTAATTGCGTGTTTTTTGTATATGGGTGGCTATCTTGTTTACACCATACCAAGACTATCCAGATTGAAAAGATTGCCGGAAGATTTGAAACCAGATATTAAAAAGCAACTGATTCATTCTACACCAAAAAAGTGGGCGAAAACATTCATGGCAATGACAGGATCTCAGGTAGAGGTAGAAGGACTTCATCATATACCTGAAGGTCCGGTGCTGTTTGCCAGTAACCATGAGGGTAATTTTGACATACCTGTACTTATAGGTGCCATTGAAAAACCTTTTGGGTTCATATCGAAAATTGAAGTGAAGAAGGTTCCATTTTTATCGGCATGGATGGAAGCCATTGATTGTGTCTTTATTGACCGGAAGAATCGTGACAAAGCTGCTGGCTCAATTATGTCAGGAGTGGAACTGTTAAAGAAAGGAAATTCACTTGTGATTTTTCCGGAAGGAACGAGAAGCAAAGGTGGTCCCGTAGGTCTTTTTAAAGCAGGAGGCTTCCGCCTTGCGAAGGATTCTGGTGTTCCGATAGTGCCGATTTCAATTCAAGGCACCGCTGATGTTTTTGAAAAAAACGGCCGCCTCGTCAAACCTGCAAAAATTAAAGTAATCATAAGTCCTCCGGTTTACAGCCGGCAATATAAGGATAAAGAGCTAATATCCCTTGCTGAAGAAATAAGGGATACGATAATTCAATCTCGTAAGGCAAAAAGGATTGCTTCATAA